One genomic segment of Streptomyces sp. RerS4 includes these proteins:
- a CDS encoding ATP-binding cassette domain-containing protein: protein MVAPPDNAPPVDDVLWARSLHYSHSGSPGLIGVSVGVRQGEILAVTGPRGSGKTTLLHCLTGRLVPEQGEVWFNSLPLHTLRAGARERLRRDRFAWIDPEPRLLPELKVWENVALPLLIAGTSHRAARHTASEWLDRLDLGAFARKHPGVLRRAEAQRIALARALVAEPTVLFADEPTAPLHRAERALLLRTLTTAARSHGITVVLATHDAETADEADRRLDLLDGRPAAAAIAGDDPGTTTEDQAACSLSA, encoded by the coding sequence ATGGTGGCTCCACCGGACAATGCCCCGCCTGTCGACGATGTGCTCTGGGCACGGTCCCTTCACTACTCCCACAGCGGCTCGCCCGGCCTGATCGGCGTCTCCGTCGGAGTCCGGCAGGGAGAGATCCTCGCCGTCACCGGCCCGCGCGGCAGCGGCAAGACCACCCTGCTGCACTGCCTGACCGGCAGGCTCGTCCCCGAGCAGGGCGAGGTCTGGTTCAACAGCCTCCCCCTGCACACCCTGCGCGCCGGGGCCCGCGAGCGGCTGCGCCGCGACCGGTTCGCCTGGATCGACCCCGAGCCGCGACTGCTGCCCGAGCTGAAGGTCTGGGAGAACGTCGCCCTGCCCCTGCTGATCGCGGGCACCTCCCACCGCGCCGCCCGGCACACCGCGAGCGAATGGCTGGACCGCCTCGACCTCGGCGCCTTCGCCCGCAAGCACCCCGGCGTCCTGCGCCGCGCCGAGGCCCAGCGCATCGCCCTCGCCCGCGCCCTCGTCGCGGAGCCCACCGTGCTCTTCGCCGACGAGCCCACCGCCCCGCTGCACCGCGCCGAGCGCGCGCTGTTGCTTCGTACGCTCACCACGGCGGCCCGCTCGCACGGCATCACCGTGGTGCTCGCCACCCACGACGCGGAGACGGCCGACGAGGCCGACCGGCGCCTCGACCTGCTCGACGGCCGCCCGGCCGCGGCGGCGATCGCCGGCGACGACCCCGGGACCACGACGGAGGACCAGGCCGCGTGCTCGCTCTCCGCCTAG
- a CDS encoding aspartate aminotransferase family protein — protein sequence MSQDLSKTAYDHLWMHFTRMSSYENAPVPTIVRGEGTYIFDDKGKRYLDGLAGLFVVNAGHGRKELAEVAYKQAQELAFFPVWSYAHPKAVELAERLADYAPGDLNKVFFTTGGGEAVETAWKLAKQYFKLQGKHTKYKVISRAVAYHGTPQGALSITGLPALKAPFEPLVPGAHKVPNTNIYRAPIHGDDPEAFGRWAADQIEQQILFEGPDTVAAVFLEPVQNAGGCFPPPPGYFQRVREICDTYDVLLVSDETICAFGRLGTMFACDKFGYVPDMITCAKGMTSGYSPIGACIVSDRIAEPFYKGDNTFLHGYTFGGHPVSSAVAIANLDIFDKEGLNQHVLDQEGNFFNTLKKLHDLPIVGDVRGNGFFYGIELVKDKVTKESFTDEETERVLYGFLSKALFDNGLYCRADDRGDPVIQLAPPLIADQGTFDEIEGILRSVLTEAWTKL from the coding sequence GTGAGCCAAGACCTCTCCAAGACCGCCTACGACCACCTGTGGATGCACTTCACCCGCATGTCGTCGTACGAGAACGCGCCCGTCCCCACCATCGTGCGGGGTGAGGGCACCTACATCTTCGACGACAAGGGCAAGCGCTACCTGGACGGTCTCGCGGGGCTGTTCGTGGTCAACGCCGGTCACGGCCGCAAGGAACTGGCCGAGGTCGCGTACAAGCAGGCCCAGGAGCTCGCGTTCTTCCCCGTGTGGTCGTACGCGCACCCCAAGGCCGTCGAGCTGGCCGAGCGCCTCGCCGACTACGCCCCCGGCGACCTGAACAAGGTCTTCTTCACCACCGGTGGCGGCGAGGCCGTGGAGACCGCCTGGAAGCTCGCCAAGCAGTACTTCAAGCTGCAGGGCAAGCACACCAAGTACAAGGTCATCTCCCGTGCGGTCGCCTACCACGGCACCCCGCAGGGCGCGCTGTCCATCACCGGTCTGCCGGCCCTCAAGGCCCCGTTCGAGCCGCTGGTCCCCGGCGCGCACAAGGTGCCGAACACCAACATCTACCGCGCCCCGATCCACGGCGACGACCCCGAGGCCTTCGGCCGCTGGGCCGCCGACCAGATCGAGCAGCAGATCCTCTTCGAGGGCCCCGACACCGTCGCGGCCGTCTTCCTGGAGCCGGTGCAGAACGCCGGTGGCTGCTTCCCGCCGCCGCCCGGCTACTTCCAGCGCGTCCGCGAGATCTGCGACACCTACGACGTGCTGCTCGTCTCCGACGAGACGATCTGCGCCTTCGGCCGCCTCGGCACGATGTTCGCCTGTGACAAGTTCGGCTACGTGCCCGACATGATCACCTGCGCCAAGGGCATGACCTCGGGCTACTCCCCGATCGGTGCCTGCATCGTCTCGGACCGCATCGCGGAGCCGTTCTACAAGGGCGACAACACCTTCCTGCACGGCTACACCTTCGGCGGACACCCGGTGTCCTCCGCGGTGGCCATCGCCAACCTCGACATCTTCGACAAGGAAGGCCTGAACCAGCACGTGCTGGACCAGGAGGGCAACTTCTTCAACACCCTGAAGAAGCTGCACGACCTTCCGATCGTCGGCGACGTCCGCGGCAACGGCTTCTTCTACGGCATCGAGCTCGTGAAGGACAAGGTCACCAAGGAGTCCTTCACGGACGAGGAGACCGAGCGCGTGCTCTACGGCTTCCTCTCCAAGGCGCTCTTCGACAACGGCCTGTACTGCCGCGCCGACGACCGTGGCGACCCGGTCATCCAGCTGGCCCCGCCGCTGATCGCCGACCAGGGCACCTTCGACGAGATCGAAGGCATCCTGCGCTCGGTGCTCACCGAGGCGTGGACCAAGCTCTAA
- a CDS encoding Lrp/AsnC family transcriptional regulator — protein MHSEVVVSRSADSRNRQPSPSVDAVSLAIIEQLQEDGRRPYASIGKAVGLSEAAVRQRVQKLLDQGVMQIVAVTDPLTVGLRRQAMVGINVEGDLDPVADALTSMAECEYVVMTAGSFDLMVEIVCEDDDHLLETINKKIRTLPGVRSTESFVYLKLKKQTYMWGTR, from the coding sequence GTGCACAGTGAGGTCGTGGTCAGTCGAAGCGCAGATTCCAGGAACAGACAACCGTCCCCTTCGGTCGATGCTGTGTCCCTGGCGATCATCGAGCAACTGCAGGAGGACGGTCGCCGTCCCTATGCATCGATCGGCAAGGCCGTCGGCCTGTCCGAGGCGGCGGTGCGCCAGCGCGTGCAGAAGCTGCTCGACCAAGGCGTCATGCAGATCGTCGCCGTCACCGACCCGCTCACCGTGGGCCTGCGACGCCAGGCCATGGTCGGCATCAACGTCGAGGGAGACCTCGACCCGGTGGCGGACGCACTCACCTCGATGGCCGAGTGCGAATACGTGGTGATGACCGCGGGATCGTTCGACCTGATGGTGGAAATCGTCTGCGAGGACGACGACCACCTGCTCGAAACGATCAACAAGAAGATCCGCACGCTCCCCGGCGTGCGATCAACCGAAAGCTTCGTTTACCTGAAGCTGAAGAAGCAGACCTACATGTGGGGAACTCGATAG
- a CDS encoding gamma-aminobutyraldehyde dehydrogenase yields MTTELRRLRNYIGGEFKDAADGRTTDVVNPATGEVYATAPLSGQADVDAAMAAAAAAFPGWRDTTPSERQKALLKIADAFEARADELVAAESENTGKPLGLTASEELPPMVDQIRFFAGAARLLEGRSAGEYMDGMTSIIRREPVGVCAQVAPWNYPMMMAVWKFAPAIAAGNTVVLKPSDTTPASTVLMAEIIDSILPKGVFNVVCGDRETGKAMVEHSTPAMASITGSVRAGMQVAESASKDVKRVHLELGGKAPVVVFEDADVAKAVEDIAVAGYFNAGQDCTAATRVLVHESIHDEFVAALAKAAADTKTGAPDDEDVLYGPLNNPNQLGQVAGFIERLPAHAKVEAGGHRVGDKGFFYAPTVVSGLKQDDEIIQNEVFGPVITVQSFSDEAQALEYANGVEFALASSVWTKDHARAMRMSKNLDFGCVWINTHIPLVAEMPHGGFKKSGYGKDLSAYGFEDYTRIKHVMTSLDG; encoded by the coding sequence GTGACCACCGAACTGCGTCGTCTGCGCAACTACATCGGCGGGGAGTTCAAGGACGCCGCCGACGGGCGGACCACCGACGTGGTCAACCCCGCCACGGGCGAGGTGTACGCGACCGCACCGCTGTCCGGGCAGGCCGACGTCGACGCGGCCATGGCCGCCGCCGCTGCCGCCTTCCCGGGCTGGCGCGACACCACCCCCTCCGAGCGGCAGAAGGCCCTGCTCAAGATCGCGGACGCCTTCGAGGCCCGCGCCGACGAGCTGGTCGCCGCAGAGTCGGAGAACACCGGCAAGCCGCTGGGCCTGACGGCGAGCGAGGAACTGCCGCCGATGGTGGACCAGATCCGCTTCTTCGCGGGCGCCGCGCGGCTGCTCGAAGGCCGCTCGGCCGGCGAGTACATGGACGGGATGACCTCGATCATCCGCCGCGAGCCGGTCGGCGTCTGCGCCCAGGTGGCGCCGTGGAACTACCCGATGATGATGGCCGTGTGGAAGTTCGCGCCGGCCATCGCCGCGGGCAACACGGTCGTCCTCAAGCCCTCGGACACCACCCCGGCCTCCACCGTCCTGATGGCCGAGATCATCGACTCGATCCTGCCCAAGGGCGTCTTCAACGTCGTCTGCGGCGACCGCGAGACCGGCAAGGCCATGGTCGAGCACTCCACCCCGGCGATGGCCTCCATCACCGGTTCGGTGCGCGCGGGCATGCAGGTCGCCGAGAGCGCCTCCAAGGACGTCAAGCGCGTCCACCTGGAGCTCGGCGGCAAGGCGCCCGTCGTGGTCTTCGAGGACGCCGACGTCGCCAAGGCCGTCGAGGACATCGCCGTCGCCGGCTACTTCAACGCCGGCCAGGACTGCACCGCCGCCACCCGCGTGCTCGTCCACGAGTCGATCCACGACGAGTTCGTCGCGGCGCTGGCCAAGGCCGCCGCCGACACCAAGACCGGCGCGCCGGACGACGAGGACGTGCTCTACGGCCCGCTGAACAACCCGAACCAGCTGGGCCAGGTCGCGGGCTTCATCGAGCGCCTGCCCGCCCACGCCAAGGTCGAGGCGGGCGGCCACCGCGTCGGCGACAAGGGCTTCTTCTACGCCCCGACCGTCGTCTCCGGCCTCAAGCAGGACGACGAGATCATCCAGAACGAGGTCTTCGGCCCCGTCATCACCGTCCAGTCCTTCTCCGACGAGGCCCAGGCCCTGGAGTACGCGAACGGCGTCGAGTTCGCCCTCGCCTCCTCCGTCTGGACCAAGGACCACGCCCGCGCGATGCGCATGTCCAAGAACCTCGACTTCGGCTGCGTGTGGATCAACACCCACATCCCGCTCGTCGCCGAGATGCCCCACGGCGGCTTCAAGAAGTCCGGCTACGGCAAGGACCTCTCCGCCTACGGCTTCGAGGACTACACCCGCATCAAGCACGTCATGACCTCGCTCGACGGCTGA
- a CDS encoding spermidine/putrescine ABC transporter substrate-binding protein, with amino-acid sequence MPQLAFSRRAVLRGLGAAGLSAGLAGCGVPAAYVPEGRRRGPDRSADERSVAFSNWPLYIDTDEDDEESRPTLDAFSERTGIEVRYSEEINDNDEFFGKVSPALMNHQATGHDLVVVSDWMAARFVHLGWAQKMDRSTQANVARHLDPQLRSPAFDEGRLHTVPWQSGITGIAYNRKALGREIRSVKDLWQPDLAGKVTLFSGLDESFALLMQGNGVDVTSWSESDFHRMCDQVEDMVRRKHIRRFTGNDYTSDLSKGDVLACQAYSGDAVQLRADNPDIEFVVPEEGAELWAESLLVPNLARHKANAEALVDHYYDPVVAAELAAAVNYVCPVPAAREVLAASPDKGTAALAEHPLIFPDEAMRKRLAVARDISSAERPSFAKRWNAIVGL; translated from the coding sequence ATGCCTCAACTCGCCTTCTCCCGCCGCGCCGTGCTGCGCGGCCTCGGTGCCGCGGGCCTGTCGGCCGGCCTCGCGGGCTGCGGCGTGCCCGCCGCCTACGTCCCCGAAGGCCGTCGGCGGGGCCCGGACCGCTCGGCAGACGAACGGAGCGTGGCCTTCTCCAACTGGCCCCTCTACATCGACACCGACGAGGACGACGAGGAGTCACGCCCCACCCTGGACGCCTTCTCCGAGCGCACCGGCATCGAGGTCCGCTACAGCGAGGAGATCAACGACAACGACGAGTTCTTCGGCAAGGTCAGCCCGGCCCTCATGAACCACCAGGCGACCGGCCACGACCTCGTGGTCGTCAGCGACTGGATGGCCGCCCGCTTCGTCCACCTGGGCTGGGCCCAGAAGATGGACCGCTCGACCCAGGCCAACGTCGCCCGCCACCTCGACCCCCAACTGCGTTCCCCCGCCTTCGACGAGGGCCGGCTGCACACCGTCCCCTGGCAGTCGGGCATCACCGGCATCGCCTACAACCGCAAGGCCCTCGGCCGGGAGATCCGGTCGGTCAAGGACCTGTGGCAGCCGGACCTGGCCGGCAAGGTCACCCTCTTCTCCGGACTCGACGAGTCCTTCGCCCTGCTGATGCAGGGCAACGGCGTGGACGTCACCAGCTGGAGCGAATCCGACTTCCACCGGATGTGCGACCAGGTGGAGGACATGGTGCGCAGGAAACACATCCGGCGCTTCACCGGCAACGACTACACCTCCGATCTGAGCAAGGGCGACGTCCTGGCCTGCCAGGCGTACTCCGGCGACGCCGTCCAACTCCGGGCCGACAACCCCGACATCGAGTTCGTGGTGCCGGAGGAAGGCGCCGAACTGTGGGCGGAGAGCCTGCTGGTCCCCAACCTCGCCCGCCACAAGGCCAACGCCGAGGCCCTCGTCGACCACTACTACGACCCCGTGGTGGCCGCCGAACTGGCCGCGGCCGTCAACTACGTCTGCCCCGTGCCCGCCGCCCGCGAGGTGCTGGCCGCCTCCCCGGACAAGGGGACCGCCGCGCTCGCCGAGCACCCGCTGATCTTCCCGGACGAGGCCATGAGGAAGCGCCTCGCCGTCGCCCGGGACATCTCCTCGGCCGAGCGCCCGTCTTTCGCCAAACGCTGGAACGCCATCGTCGGGCTCTGA
- a CDS encoding glycerophosphodiester phosphodiesterase, whose translation MGTMSTLISVGHRGDPYRFRENTLASVRSAFARGADAVEIDVRLTRDGVPVLLHDETLQRLWGHDVRLDAMTAAQLRELTGGGVPTLREALAAAGAGRVMLDLPGASVESVRTVVDLVRACGARERTYYCAGPNTMLAVRAADPGAEIALTWTTLSPPRRVLLDAVAPRWLNYRFGLVSRELTDALHRDGLLVSAWTPDTKPAMRAAVRAGVDAVTTNRVDALAAVRAELGR comes from the coding sequence ATGGGGACCATGAGCACCCTGATCTCGGTCGGTCACCGCGGCGATCCGTACCGCTTCCGTGAGAACACCCTCGCCTCCGTCCGCTCCGCCTTCGCGCGCGGGGCGGACGCGGTGGAGATCGACGTACGGCTGACCCGCGACGGGGTGCCGGTCCTGCTCCACGACGAGACCCTCCAGCGGTTGTGGGGGCACGACGTACGGCTCGACGCGATGACCGCGGCTCAGCTCCGGGAACTGACCGGGGGCGGGGTGCCGACCCTGCGCGAGGCGTTGGCCGCGGCGGGCGCCGGCCGGGTGATGCTCGATCTGCCCGGTGCCTCGGTGGAGTCGGTGCGCACCGTCGTCGACCTGGTGCGCGCGTGCGGGGCGCGCGAGCGTACGTACTACTGCGCCGGGCCGAACACCATGCTGGCGGTGCGCGCCGCCGATCCGGGCGCGGAGATCGCGCTGACCTGGACCACGCTGTCGCCGCCGCGTCGGGTGTTGCTCGACGCGGTGGCGCCGCGCTGGCTCAACTACCGTTTCGGGCTGGTCAGTCGGGAGTTGACCGACGCGCTCCACCGGGACGGGCTGCTGGTGTCGGCGTGGACGCCCGACACGAAGCCGGCGATGCGCGCCGCGGTCAGGGCGGGCGTCGACGCCGTCACCACCAACCGGGTGGACGCCCTGGCCGCCGTACGGGCCGAACTCGGCCGGTGA
- a CDS encoding adenosine deaminase produces MTDLHAFIAGLPKAELHVHHVGSASPRIVAELASRHPDSKVPTDPEALADYFTFTDFAHFIEVYLSVVDLVRTPDDVRTLTFEVARDMARQNIRYAELTITPYSSTRRGIDENAFMQAIEDARKDAEAELGVILRWCFDIPGEAGLEAAAETARLAVELRPEGLVSFGLGGPEIGVPRPQFKPYFDRARAAGLRSVPHAGETTGPETIWDSIRELGAERIGHGTSATQDPELLKYLAEHRIALEVCPTSNIATRAVTDLDRHPVKEMVAAGVLVTINSDDPPMFGSDLNNEYAVAARLLDLDERGLARLAKNAVEASFLDPAGKAKLNAEIDTYTDTWLAR; encoded by the coding sequence ATGACCGACCTGCACGCCTTCATCGCGGGGCTGCCCAAGGCCGAACTCCACGTTCACCACGTCGGCTCGGCCTCCCCGCGCATCGTGGCCGAACTGGCCTCCCGCCACCCGGATTCGAAGGTCCCCACCGACCCCGAGGCCCTCGCCGACTACTTCACCTTCACCGACTTCGCCCACTTCATCGAGGTCTACCTGTCGGTGGTCGACCTCGTCCGCACCCCCGACGACGTCCGCACCCTGACCTTCGAGGTCGCGCGTGACATGGCCCGGCAGAACATCCGCTACGCCGAGCTGACCATCACCCCGTACTCCTCCACCCGTCGCGGCATCGACGAGAACGCCTTCATGCAGGCCATCGAGGACGCCCGCAAGGACGCCGAGGCCGAACTCGGCGTCATCCTGCGCTGGTGCTTCGACATCCCCGGCGAGGCCGGGCTGGAGGCCGCCGCCGAGACCGCGCGCCTCGCGGTGGAGCTGCGCCCCGAGGGCCTGGTCTCCTTCGGCCTGGGCGGCCCCGAGATCGGCGTCCCGCGCCCGCAGTTCAAGCCGTACTTCGACCGGGCCCGCGCGGCCGGCCTGCGCAGCGTGCCGCACGCCGGCGAGACCACCGGCCCCGAGACCATCTGGGACTCGATCCGCGAGCTGGGCGCCGAGCGCATCGGCCACGGTACGAGCGCCACCCAGGACCCGGAGCTGCTGAAGTACCTCGCCGAGCACCGGATCGCCCTGGAGGTCTGCCCGACCTCCAACATCGCCACCCGCGCCGTCACCGACCTCGACCGGCACCCGGTCAAGGAGATGGTGGCGGCGGGCGTGCTCGTCACCATCAACAGCGACGACCCGCCGATGTTCGGCTCCGACCTCAACAACGAGTACGCGGTGGCCGCGCGCCTGCTGGACCTCGACGAGCGCGGTCTCGCGCGGCTGGCGAAGAACGCCGTCGAGGCCTCGTTCCTCGACCCGGCCGGCAAGGCGAAGCTGAACGCGGAGATCGACACGTACACGGACACCTGGCTCGCGCGCTGA
- a CDS encoding DUF4190 domain-containing protein: MTEYSPDPKDPWAPPERPSMESVPPTGAAGPAPVHDQPTIVGMAGHAPTPPPIPTPTPAPAPTTPAYGYPAQPDPGAYAYPGPPPAQPTYGHPGYPGHPGYLGHPGYPGYPGYRPMSNGFGIASLVLGILGVVTCWVGLLFAIPAVVFGILGRGKANRGEADNGPMALAGIILGAVGIVLGLLLVALMVTGLMLDPGSGSDVHGPSSSNTQIREQV; encoded by the coding sequence ATGACCGAATACAGCCCCGACCCGAAGGACCCGTGGGCGCCGCCCGAGCGGCCGTCGATGGAGTCGGTGCCACCGACGGGAGCGGCCGGGCCCGCGCCCGTGCACGACCAGCCGACGATCGTGGGGATGGCGGGGCACGCGCCGACACCGCCGCCGATACCGACACCGACGCCCGCGCCGGCTCCGACGACGCCCGCGTACGGGTACCCCGCCCAGCCGGACCCCGGCGCCTACGCGTACCCCGGACCGCCGCCGGCGCAGCCGACGTACGGCCACCCCGGCTACCCGGGCCACCCCGGCTACCTGGGCCACCCCGGCTACCCGGGGTACCCCGGCTACCGGCCGATGAGCAACGGCTTCGGGATCGCCTCCCTCGTCCTCGGGATCCTCGGCGTGGTCACCTGCTGGGTGGGCCTGCTGTTCGCGATCCCGGCGGTCGTCTTCGGCATCCTGGGGCGGGGCAAGGCCAACCGCGGCGAGGCCGACAACGGTCCCATGGCCCTGGCCGGCATCATCCTGGGCGCCGTCGGCATCGTGCTCGGCCTCCTGTTGGTGGCGCTCATGGTCACCGGCCTCATGCTGGACCCGGGGAGCGGCTCCGACGTCCACGGCCCGTCCTCGTCCAACACCCAGATACGCGAGCAGGTCTGA
- a CDS encoding TROVE domain-containing protein yields the protein MARFNLRRASKAPTTTAPTSPVRSTGGRAANHHGSRGFVRDTRSELFLLAVANFVTQRTFYESGEARDDRFAALVRRLAVEDPTWTAGLLGWLRTDGNMRTASLVGAAEYVKARLDAGASEGPSNRRVVDSVLQRADEPGELLAYWTATYGRNVPKPVKRGIADAVRRLYSGASLLKYDTASKDFRFGDVLNLVHASPDPAKPWQGELFRYALDRRHHPETAQVPAGNRTLLAHRDLMELPVEERRAVVTAPDGAERLAAAGMTWEALAGWLQGPMDAAAWEAVIPSMGAMALLRNLRNFDQAGVSDEVAARVAAKVSDPEVVARSRQFPFRYLAAYQHAPSLRWAYPLERALGHSLANVPALSGRTLVLVDRSGSMWAPLSDRSQLNRADAAAVFGTALALRAEDADLVQFGTSSKEVPYERGESVLKVLERFEDLGGTYTAEAVRRYYKGHDRVLIVTDEQATYRHGGDPTALVPDEVPVYTWNLAGYRTGHAPSGSTGRHTFGGLTDAAFRMVSLIEAGRNADWPWMA from the coding sequence ATGGCTCGTTTCAACCTGCGCCGCGCGTCCAAGGCGCCGACCACGACCGCACCCACTTCGCCGGTGCGCTCCACCGGCGGTCGCGCCGCCAACCACCACGGCAGCCGCGGCTTCGTCCGTGACACCCGCTCCGAGCTGTTCCTGCTGGCCGTCGCCAACTTCGTGACGCAGCGGACCTTCTACGAGAGCGGCGAGGCCCGCGACGACCGGTTCGCCGCGCTCGTGCGCCGTCTCGCCGTCGAGGACCCGACGTGGACCGCCGGCCTGCTCGGCTGGCTGCGCACCGACGGGAACATGCGGACCGCCTCACTGGTCGGAGCGGCCGAGTACGTGAAGGCGCGGCTCGACGCCGGAGCGAGCGAGGGGCCGTCGAACCGCCGGGTGGTGGACTCCGTCCTGCAGCGCGCGGACGAGCCCGGCGAGCTGCTGGCCTACTGGACGGCGACGTACGGGCGCAACGTGCCCAAGCCGGTCAAGCGCGGCATCGCCGACGCCGTGCGCAGGCTCTACTCCGGCGCCTCCCTGCTGAAGTACGACACCGCCTCCAAGGACTTCCGCTTCGGCGACGTCCTCAACCTCGTGCACGCCTCCCCCGACCCCGCGAAGCCCTGGCAGGGCGAACTGTTCCGCTACGCCCTCGACCGGCGCCACCACCCGGAGACGGCCCAGGTGCCGGCCGGCAACCGCACCCTGCTCGCCCACCGGGACCTCATGGAGCTTCCGGTGGAGGAGCGCCGGGCCGTGGTCACCGCCCCGGACGGGGCCGAGCGGCTCGCCGCCGCGGGCATGACCTGGGAGGCGCTGGCGGGCTGGCTCCAGGGGCCGATGGACGCGGCCGCCTGGGAGGCGGTCATCCCGTCCATGGGCGCGATGGCGCTGTTGCGCAACCTGCGCAACTTCGACCAGGCCGGCGTCTCGGACGAGGTGGCGGCGCGGGTCGCGGCGAAGGTCTCCGACCCGGAGGTCGTCGCCCGGTCGCGGCAGTTCCCGTTCCGCTACCTGGCCGCCTACCAGCACGCGCCGTCCCTGCGCTGGGCGTACCCGCTGGAGCGGGCGCTCGGCCACTCGCTGGCCAACGTCCCGGCCCTGTCCGGGCGGACGCTCGTCCTCGTGGACCGCTCGGGGTCGATGTGGGCGCCGCTGTCGGACCGCTCGCAGCTCAACCGGGCGGACGCGGCGGCCGTCTTCGGCACGGCGCTGGCGCTGCGCGCCGAGGACGCGGACCTCGTGCAGTTCGGCACGAGCAGCAAGGAGGTCCCGTACGAGCGGGGCGAGTCCGTGCTGAAGGTGCTGGAACGCTTCGAGGACCTCGGCGGCACCTACACGGCCGAGGCCGTGCGGCGGTACTACAAGGGGCACGACCGGGTCCTGATCGTCACGGACGAGCAGGCGACGTACCGCCACGGCGGCGACCCGACGGCCCTGGTCCCCGACGAGGTCCCGGTGTACACCTGGAACCTGGCCGGGTACCGGACCGGTCACGCCCCCTCGGGGTCCACGGGCCGGCACACCTTCGGCGGGCTCACCGACGCGGCCTTCCGCATGGTCTCCCTGATCGAGGCCGGCCGGAACGCCGACTGGCCGTGGATGGCCTAG
- a CDS encoding NUDIX hydrolase, which translates to MSLAERRRVAAVIVRDGHVLMVRERHRGPSGRHDGAEYWTLPGGGVEPGEDPEAAVRREVAEETGLRALEVRYAYEAPYPSGRTSCYRVEVAPGEPRLGVDGDLACDCPRMVGLVWVPAPRAEPGGEYMVATLLSAVADAG; encoded by the coding sequence GTGAGTCTGGCGGAGCGCAGGCGGGTCGCGGCCGTCATCGTGCGTGACGGCCACGTCCTGATGGTGCGCGAGCGGCACAGGGGCCCGTCCGGGCGGCACGACGGGGCGGAGTACTGGACCCTGCCGGGCGGCGGCGTCGAGCCCGGGGAGGACCCGGAGGCGGCCGTCCGGCGGGAGGTGGCCGAGGAGACGGGGCTGCGCGCCCTGGAGGTGCGGTACGCGTACGAGGCGCCGTACCCCTCCGGCCGGACCTCCTGCTACCGGGTCGAGGTCGCGCCCGGGGAGCCGCGGCTCGGGGTGGACGGCGACCTGGCGTGCGACTGTCCGCGCATGGTGGGGCTGGTCTGGGTGCCGGCGCCCCGGGCGGAGCCCGGTGGGGAGTACATGGTGGCCACGCTGCTGTCGGCCGTCGCGGACGCGGGGTAA
- a CDS encoding NADAR family protein: protein MEMIDTLIEQVSRGERVKFLPFWGHRPRHDGRLGPSCLSQWWPAPFTVGEVRYETAEHWMMAGKARLFGDPEAERAALEATSPAAAKKAGRLVRGFDEAIWERERFALVVEGSVHKFGSTPELRAYLLGTGDRVLVEASPMDRVWGIGLAADDDRTLDPARWRGLNLLGFALMEARTRLRAGAA from the coding sequence ATGGAGATGATCGACACCTTGATCGAGCAGGTCAGCCGGGGTGAGCGGGTGAAGTTCCTGCCCTTCTGGGGCCACCGGCCGCGGCACGACGGCAGGCTCGGCCCGAGCTGCCTCAGCCAGTGGTGGCCGGCCCCCTTCACCGTCGGTGAGGTGCGCTACGAGACGGCGGAGCACTGGATGATGGCCGGAAAGGCCCGCCTCTTCGGCGACCCGGAAGCCGAGCGGGCCGCCCTGGAGGCGACGAGTCCGGCGGCGGCGAAGAAGGCCGGGCGGCTGGTGCGCGGCTTCGACGAGGCGATCTGGGAGCGGGAGCGGTTCGCGCTCGTGGTGGAGGGCAGCGTGCACAAGTTCGGGTCCACCCCGGAACTGCGCGCGTACCTGCTGGGCACCGGGGACCGGGTGCTGGTGGAGGCGAGCCCGATGGACCGCGTCTGGGGCATCGGCCTGGCGGCGGACGACGACCGCACCCTGGACCCCGCCCGCTGGCGCGGCCTGAACCTCCTGGGCTTCGCCCTGATGGAAGCCCGCACCCGCCTGCGCGCCGGCGCCGCGTGA